A region from the Salifodinibacter halophilus genome encodes:
- the hutU gene encoding urocanate hydratase has product MTQQRHASTQTNARYDASRHITAPTGNELSCKSWVTEAPMRMLMNNLHPDVAENPEALVVYGGIGRAARNWDCYDKIVETLKRLENDQTLLIQSGKPVGVFQTHENAPRVLIANSNLVPAWADWAHFNELDRQGLMMFGQMTAGSWIYIASQGIIQGTYETFVEAGRQHYDGQLAGRWILTAGLGGMGGAQPLAATLAGACSLVIECQQSRIDFRLRTRYLDEQAEDLDDALARIKQYTANSQAVSIGLCANAADILPAMVQRGITPDMVTDQTSAHDPLNGYLPAGWSWDEYVERGKHEPKVVTQAAKESMAVHVRAMLGFQAQGVPTFDYGNNLRQMAYEAGLDNAFDFPGFVPAYIRPLFCRGIGPFRWAALSGEPEDIYKTDAKVKELIPDDSHLHNWLDMARERISFQGLPARICWVGLEHRARLGRAFNEMYKNGELSAPVVIGRDHLDSGSVASPNRETESMRDGSDAVSDWPMLNALLNTASGATWVSLHHGGGVGMGYAQHAGQVIVCDGSDAADARLARVLWNDPGSGVMRHADAGYDTAIESARDNNLDLPMID; this is encoded by the coding sequence ATGACCCAACAACGCCACGCATCCACCCAAACCAATGCACGTTACGACGCCAGTCGTCACATCACTGCACCTACTGGTAATGAGCTGAGTTGCAAGAGCTGGGTCACCGAGGCGCCAATGCGGATGCTGATGAACAATCTTCATCCCGATGTCGCCGAAAATCCGGAAGCGCTCGTCGTCTACGGCGGCATCGGCCGCGCAGCCCGTAACTGGGACTGTTACGACAAAATCGTTGAAACACTAAAACGGCTGGAGAATGACCAGACGCTACTCATCCAATCCGGTAAGCCAGTGGGCGTTTTTCAAACGCACGAAAATGCGCCCCGAGTACTCATAGCCAATTCCAACCTAGTGCCAGCCTGGGCCGACTGGGCGCATTTCAATGAGCTCGATCGGCAAGGGCTGATGATGTTCGGCCAGATGACGGCCGGCTCATGGATCTATATCGCCTCCCAGGGCATCATCCAGGGTACGTATGAAACGTTCGTGGAAGCCGGCCGCCAGCATTATGACGGCCAACTCGCCGGACGCTGGATTCTCACCGCTGGATTAGGTGGAATGGGTGGCGCTCAGCCGCTGGCTGCCACGCTGGCCGGGGCTTGCTCGCTCGTTATCGAATGCCAACAGTCACGCATCGATTTCCGGCTACGCACCCGCTACCTAGACGAACAGGCCGAGGATCTAGACGACGCGCTGGCACGCATCAAACAATACACCGCCAACAGCCAGGCGGTGTCCATCGGTCTATGCGCCAATGCCGCCGACATACTGCCGGCCATGGTCCAACGCGGGATCACCCCGGACATGGTCACCGACCAAACCAGCGCGCACGACCCTCTGAATGGCTACTTACCCGCTGGCTGGAGCTGGGATGAGTATGTCGAGCGTGGCAAACACGAACCGAAGGTGGTCACCCAGGCGGCCAAGGAATCGATGGCCGTCCATGTGCGGGCCATGCTCGGTTTCCAGGCACAGGGTGTCCCCACCTTTGATTACGGCAACAATCTCCGCCAGATGGCCTACGAGGCCGGACTCGACAACGCCTTCGACTTTCCCGGCTTCGTGCCGGCCTATATTCGGCCATTGTTCTGCCGCGGCATCGGCCCCTTCCGCTGGGCCGCGCTGTCCGGTGAGCCGGAAGATATCTACAAGACCGATGCCAAAGTCAAAGAGCTGATCCCCGACGATAGCCATTTGCACAATTGGCTGGATATGGCGCGCGAACGCATCAGCTTCCAAGGTTTGCCAGCGCGTATCTGCTGGGTCGGACTCGAGCATCGAGCCCGGCTGGGCCGAGCCTTTAACGAGATGTATAAAAACGGCGAGCTGAGCGCCCCGGTCGTGATCGGCCGTGACCATTTGGATTCCGGCTCGGTAGCCAGTCCGAATCGCGAAACCGAATCCATGCGCGACGGCAGCGACGCAGTCTCCGACTGGCCGATGCTCAATGCCTTGCTTAACACCGCCAGCGGCGCGACCTGGGTGTCACTACATCATGGCGGTGGCGTCGGCATGGGCTATGCCCAACATGCCGGCCAGGTCATTGTCTGCGATGGCAGCGATGCCGCTGATGCCCGGCTGGCGCGCGTGTTGTGGAACGACCCCGGCTCGGGCGTGATGCGCCACGCTGATGCCGGCTATGACACCGCGATTGAATCAGCCCGAGACAACAACCTTGATCTCCCGATGATCGATTAA
- a CDS encoding formimidoylglutamase gives MADPVDMTSWQGRIDPEADSLRWHQCVEPWTGQTDPGIALLGLASDAGVARNKGRPGARRGPQAIRTALANMAWHADDQQRIYDAGDIVCGDDTNGHAMEQAQYDLGQRAAALMRAGQRPILLGGGHEIAFASWQGIATHLASSETQPRIGIVNLDAHFDLRDPAEIRSSGTPFNQIAADCEARGWPFRYACLGVARASNTAALYRRAHELGVLVHEDRDLERGPDTVADDLQAFIADCDYLYLTIDLDGLPSSEAPGVSAPAARGVSLARFEPLIDAVRDSGKLCAADIAELNPDYDIDKRTARVAARLVHQLACHT, from the coding sequence ATGGCTGATCCCGTGGACATGACATCCTGGCAGGGCCGTATCGATCCGGAGGCCGATAGCCTGCGCTGGCATCAGTGCGTCGAACCATGGACAGGCCAGACTGACCCGGGCATCGCACTGCTGGGTCTGGCATCCGATGCCGGCGTGGCACGCAATAAAGGCCGGCCGGGCGCACGTCGAGGACCTCAAGCCATCCGCACAGCACTTGCCAATATGGCTTGGCATGCTGACGACCAGCAACGCATCTACGATGCCGGCGATATCGTTTGTGGCGACGACACGAACGGCCATGCGATGGAACAGGCGCAGTACGATCTAGGTCAGCGCGCCGCGGCCTTGATGAGGGCCGGCCAGCGTCCGATTCTGCTGGGCGGCGGCCATGAAATCGCCTTCGCGAGCTGGCAAGGGATCGCGACTCACCTAGCATCGTCCGAAACCCAGCCGCGCATCGGCATCGTCAATCTCGATGCCCACTTCGATCTACGCGACCCGGCCGAAATCCGCTCCTCCGGCACGCCCTTCAATCAGATCGCCGCTGACTGCGAGGCGCGCGGCTGGCCGTTTCGATATGCCTGTCTCGGCGTCGCCCGAGCATCCAACACAGCAGCGCTGTACCGACGCGCCCACGAGCTGGGTGTGCTCGTACACGAGGATCGCGATCTCGAACGGGGGCCGGATACCGTCGCTGATGATCTGCAGGCGTTTATCGCTGACTGCGATTACCTGTATCTGACCATCGATCTCGACGGCCTACCGAGCAGCGAGGCACCCGGTGTAAGCGCCCCGGCAGCCCGCGGCGTGTCGTTGGCTCGATTCGAACCGCTAATCGATGCTGTACGCGACAGCGGCAAGCTGTGCGCCGCAGATATCGCTGAACTCAACCCCGACTATGACATCGACAAACGCACCGCCCGGGTAGCCGCCCGCCTGGTCCATCAATTGGCTTGTCATACCTGA
- a CDS encoding imidazolonepropionase: MTTPHRQVWRDMTLFDGHRTMTEPMAVVIAGSTIEAIYPEAELDARTLDEASEQGRGGVMTPGLIDCHTHLVFGGQRAGEFEMRLEGASYTEIANAGGGILSTVYATRAASENELFERATPRLQALIDDGVTTVEIKSGYGLTVADELKMLRVARHLGQRFPIHVTTTLLGAHAIPPEYKNDSDAYIDLICQQMIPAAVAEGLADAVDVFCETIAFSVAQCERVFEAAAAHGLPIKAHAEQLSNLGGTAAAARFGALSADHIEYLDATGVAALRDAGSAAVLLPGAFYTLAETQKPPVETLRQAGVPMSLATDANPGSSPLFMPTLMLNLGCTLFRLTPQEALAGMTSNAAGALGHPELGQLAAGAPADLCVWNVETPAELAYAVQPNRLHQRVIAGEITHG; encoded by the coding sequence ATGACGACACCGCATCGCCAGGTCTGGCGTGACATGACACTTTTCGACGGCCATCGGACGATGACTGAACCGATGGCCGTGGTTATTGCCGGCTCGACCATCGAAGCCATCTACCCCGAGGCTGAGCTCGACGCGCGCACACTTGACGAGGCATCGGAACAAGGGCGCGGTGGGGTCATGACGCCGGGGCTGATCGATTGCCACACGCATCTGGTTTTCGGCGGCCAGCGGGCCGGTGAATTCGAAATGCGTTTAGAAGGCGCAAGCTATACCGAAATTGCCAATGCCGGCGGCGGCATCCTCAGCACGGTGTATGCCACCCGAGCTGCCAGCGAAAACGAACTATTCGAGCGTGCCACGCCGCGTCTGCAGGCTTTGATTGATGACGGCGTCACCACGGTCGAGATCAAATCCGGCTACGGGCTAACCGTCGCCGACGAACTCAAAATGCTGCGCGTTGCCCGACATCTCGGACAACGTTTCCCGATCCATGTGACAACCACCCTGCTCGGCGCCCACGCCATTCCGCCCGAGTATAAAAACGATAGCGACGCTTATATCGATCTCATCTGTCAGCAGATGATACCCGCCGCCGTAGCCGAAGGATTGGCCGATGCGGTAGACGTGTTCTGCGAAACAATCGCGTTTTCCGTGGCGCAATGCGAACGCGTGTTCGAAGCGGCCGCAGCGCATGGGCTGCCCATAAAGGCGCACGCCGAGCAGTTGTCGAATCTCGGTGGCACAGCTGCGGCGGCACGCTTCGGTGCCCTATCCGCCGACCATATCGAGTATCTAGACGCGACCGGCGTAGCCGCCTTGCGCGATGCCGGCAGCGCGGCGGTGTTACTGCCTGGCGCGTTCTACACGTTGGCTGAGACTCAAAAGCCGCCGGTCGAGACATTACGGCAAGCCGGCGTCCCAATGAGTTTGGCCACCGATGCCAACCCTGGCAGCTCGCCGCTGTTTATGCCGACACTAATGCTCAATCTCGGCTGCACACTGTTTCGCTTAACACCCCAGGAGGCGCTCGCCGGTATGACCAGCAATGCGGCTGGCGCACTTGGCCATCCCGAGCTGGGTCAGCTAGCCGCCGGTGCCCCCGCTGATCTATGCGTATGGAATGTGGAAACGCCGGCCGAGTTGGCGTATGCCGTCCAGCCGAACCGGCTTCACCAGCGTGTGATCGCAGGCGAGATCACCCATGGCTGA
- the hutC gene encoding histidine utilization repressor, whose product MASSPLYSQIKCYLLERIQSGTFPADHQIPPEEQLAEDFDVSRMTANKAIRELVNDGYLVRYAGLGTFVTHRKAESSLLEIHNIADEVRGRDHVYRNDVVRRETTSADDDVALRLGVRLGTSVFHTTIIHRENDVPIQLEDRYVNPHWVPHYLQTDFAHHTPNEVLVAACPISDMEHIVEALNVDAQAAEWLELEPSEACLRLAHRTWSADHLISYAHLIYPGGRYKLRAIMAKNARSRRHST is encoded by the coding sequence ATGGCTTCGTCTCCACTCTACAGTCAAATCAAGTGCTATTTACTCGAGCGCATCCAGAGCGGCACCTTCCCGGCCGATCACCAGATCCCTCCCGAGGAACAGCTGGCCGAGGATTTCGACGTCAGTCGCATGACGGCGAACAAAGCGATCCGGGAGCTTGTGAATGACGGCTATCTGGTTCGCTATGCCGGATTAGGCACGTTTGTAACCCACCGCAAGGCCGAATCCTCGCTCTTAGAGATTCACAATATCGCCGATGAAGTCCGCGGGCGCGATCATGTATATCGCAACGACGTAGTCCGTCGTGAAACCACCAGCGCCGATGATGATGTGGCATTGCGACTGGGGGTCCGCTTGGGCACATCCGTGTTCCATACCACGATCATCCACCGCGAAAACGACGTACCGATCCAGCTCGAGGATCGTTACGTCAATCCACACTGGGTGCCCCATTACCTGCAAACCGATTTTGCCCACCACACCCCCAATGAAGTTCTCGTCGCCGCCTGCCCCATTTCCGATATGGAACATATCGTGGAGGCACTGAACGTGGACGCGCAGGCGGCTGAATGGTTGGAACTCGAGCCGAGCGAAGCCTGTCTACGCCTGGCACACCGGACTTGGTCAGCCGATCATCTGATCAGCTACGCCCACCTCATCTATCCGGGCGGGCGCTATAAGCTGCGCGCGATCATGGCCAAAAATGCACGCTCAAGGCGTCATTCCACCTGA